In the Candidatus Electrothrix sp. GW3-4 genome, one interval contains:
- a CDS encoding CTP synthase: MDTQPSRKTKFIFITGGVLSSLGKGLAAASIGALLESRGMTVTFQKLDPYINVDPGTMNPFQHGEVYVTDDGAETDLDMGHYERYTDAVMAQKNNYTSGRIYYSVIMKERRGEYLGGTVQMIPHITDEIKQAVMQLDGTVDVAIIEIGGTVGDIEGLPFIEAIRQLRGDLGREYSLYIHLTLVPFIKTAGEIKTKPTQHSVKELLASGIQPDILICRTAVPLDDSIKKKIGLFCNIDAHSVITAIDVDTIYELPLRLHEEGVDDRILEKLGIWTGAPNTKPWQDLVKKIKNPAHTVTIGITGKYVELKEAYKSLHESLIHGGIANDTRVELKYIAADDLEEGNPSAELEQCDGILVPGGFGSRGTEGKIKAIAYARENKVPFFGICLGMQLAVVEFSRAVAGITGADSKELNPTTKDPIIYLMKEWYDFRSGKTEIRDENSDMGGTLRLGAYPCKLREDTLAHAAYQQEEISERHRHRYEFNNLYRERLEKAGLIVSGTSPDDTLVEIVELSEHPWFLGCQFHPEFKSSPMKPHPLFRDFIKAALSNK; this comes from the coding sequence ATGGATACGCAACCGAGTAGAAAAACAAAATTTATTTTTATAACCGGCGGTGTGCTCTCGTCCTTGGGCAAGGGGCTTGCTGCGGCCTCCATCGGTGCTCTTTTGGAAAGCCGAGGAATGACCGTTACCTTTCAAAAGCTTGACCCCTACATCAATGTTGATCCCGGAACCATGAACCCCTTTCAGCACGGAGAGGTCTATGTGACCGATGACGGTGCTGAAACCGATCTGGACATGGGGCATTATGAACGGTACACCGATGCGGTCATGGCCCAGAAGAATAACTATACCTCCGGCAGGATCTACTACTCGGTGATTATGAAAGAGCGCCGGGGAGAGTATCTGGGGGGTACAGTACAGATGATCCCTCATATTACCGATGAGATCAAGCAAGCGGTGATGCAGCTTGACGGCACGGTGGATGTGGCCATCATCGAAATCGGTGGAACCGTTGGTGATATTGAAGGCCTACCTTTTATTGAGGCAATTCGGCAGCTGCGCGGTGATCTCGGGCGGGAATACTCCCTGTATATTCACCTCACCTTGGTGCCGTTTATCAAGACTGCTGGCGAGATTAAGACCAAACCAACCCAGCACTCGGTCAAGGAGTTACTGGCCTCGGGTATTCAACCGGATATCCTGATCTGTCGGACTGCGGTCCCGCTGGACGACTCAATCAAGAAAAAAATAGGCCTGTTCTGCAATATCGATGCTCATTCAGTCATTACTGCCATTGATGTGGATACGATCTACGAACTCCCGCTCCGTTTACACGAGGAAGGGGTTGATGATCGTATTTTAGAAAAACTGGGCATCTGGACAGGAGCGCCGAATACGAAACCCTGGCAGGATCTGGTCAAAAAAATAAAGAACCCTGCGCATACCGTCACCATCGGTATCACCGGGAAATATGTTGAGCTGAAAGAGGCCTACAAGAGCCTGCACGAGTCGTTGATCCACGGTGGAATAGCCAATGATACCAGGGTGGAGTTGAAATATATCGCTGCTGATGATCTGGAAGAGGGGAATCCTTCAGCAGAGCTTGAACAATGCGACGGTATCTTGGTCCCTGGTGGCTTCGGCAGCCGAGGAACAGAAGGGAAGATCAAGGCCATTGCCTATGCCCGGGAAAACAAGGTGCCCTTCTTCGGCATCTGCCTGGGCATGCAGCTGGCCGTGGTGGAATTTTCCCGTGCGGTTGCCGGAATAACCGGGGCAGATTCCAAGGAGCTTAATCCTACCACAAAAGACCCGATCATCTACCTGATGAAGGAATGGTATGATTTTCGCAGCGGCAAGACCGAGATTCGGGACGAAAATTCGGACATGGGCGGAACGCTTCGCCTTGGTGCCTATCCCTGTAAGCTGCGGGAGGATACCTTGGCCCATGCTGCCTATCAGCAGGAAGAAATCAGCGAGCGCCATCGTCATCGCTATGAGTTCAACAACCTGTATCGTGAGCGCCTGGAAAAGGCCGGTCTCATTGTCAGCGGAACCTCAC